Proteins found in one Acidobacteriota bacterium genomic segment:
- a CDS encoding glycosyltransferase family 39 protein, with translation MARSRWWWIGVVAVLVLAAVLRTSWLRADPPPAAAVGIVWHDEGAWTHNARNRVLWGVWRTDNWNPVFVAPVFTALEYGAFSAFGVGLWQARTVPVASGLVAIGCLMIGVGLLRGRRAALAGGALLATNYVFVMWNRAAMMETTMTACLVAAWAAAAAAERRAGWAAVAGACAALAWFTKAAAAFFVAALLLNAALMLLPSPRLASSPAARRAAWWTLAGLALTFAVIGLLFVLPHWTEYRFYNWQMSVTRKPEYSVRALVDRASWLPLAHDVFSRSLPIVLAGLAGLVGLVVRWPRATPAERLLVLWVVVGLAELVVHDSGNARRYVMFVPAFAALAALWLFDATAGDSRDRWLSGRAAWLVAPIGALAAYIAFGSLLRPWLQTSVEAGDYRVAVRLSAALALAATAAAALRWTRFSSWIARPRVPVAAATTVVAIAMVSDLITFVRFAQAAHTTNYDASVSLGRLLPAGTLVQGKLANGMALENRIKPIFIGNGFGNYEDRLQRDDIRFVLTYDLPSVGYESSDGSGLIDRLLAHYPDRAVVATFDVDETPAPDRAVLVDKFGRRGR, from the coding sequence ATGGCGCGCTCGCGGTGGTGGTGGATCGGCGTGGTCGCGGTGCTCGTCCTCGCAGCCGTCTTGCGCACGAGCTGGCTGAGAGCCGACCCTCCGCCGGCGGCGGCGGTCGGCATCGTGTGGCACGACGAGGGAGCCTGGACGCACAACGCCCGTAACCGCGTGCTCTGGGGCGTCTGGCGAACCGACAACTGGAATCCCGTCTTCGTCGCCCCGGTGTTCACCGCGTTGGAGTACGGCGCCTTCAGCGCCTTCGGCGTGGGCCTCTGGCAGGCGCGCACCGTGCCGGTGGCCTCGGGGCTCGTGGCGATTGGCTGCCTGATGATCGGCGTCGGCCTGCTGCGTGGCCGGCGGGCCGCGCTCGCCGGCGGCGCCCTGCTCGCCACGAACTACGTCTTCGTCATGTGGAACCGCGCCGCGATGATGGAGACGACGATGACGGCGTGCCTGGTCGCGGCGTGGGCCGCCGCGGCGGCGGCCGAACGCCGTGCCGGATGGGCCGCGGTCGCCGGCGCCTGTGCCGCCCTCGCCTGGTTCACGAAGGCCGCGGCCGCGTTCTTCGTCGCCGCGCTGCTCCTGAACGCCGCGCTGATGCTGCTGCCCTCACCGCGGCTCGCCTCCAGCCCGGCCGCGCGACGTGCGGCGTGGTGGACGCTCGCCGGCCTCGCGCTGACCTTCGCCGTCATCGGGCTGCTGTTCGTGCTGCCGCACTGGACCGAGTACCGCTTCTACAACTGGCAGATGAGCGTCACGCGCAAGCCCGAGTACTCGGTCCGGGCGCTGGTGGATCGCGCGTCGTGGCTGCCGCTCGCGCACGACGTCTTCAGCCGGTCGCTGCCAATCGTGCTCGCCGGCCTCGCGGGTCTCGTCGGCCTCGTCGTCCGCTGGCCGCGCGCGACGCCGGCCGAGCGCCTTCTCGTGCTCTGGGTCGTCGTCGGCCTCGCGGAGCTCGTGGTACACGACTCCGGCAATGCGCGGCGGTACGTGATGTTCGTGCCGGCGTTCGCCGCGCTCGCCGCGCTCTGGCTGTTCGACGCGACAGCCGGCGACTCGCGCGACCGGTGGCTGAGCGGACGCGCGGCGTGGCTCGTGGCACCGATCGGAGCGCTCGCCGCCTACATCGCCTTCGGCAGCCTGCTGCGGCCGTGGCTCCAGACGTCGGTGGAGGCGGGCGATTACCGCGTGGCCGTGCGGCTGTCAGCGGCGCTCGCGCTCGCGGCCACCGCCGCAGCAGCGCTCCGATGGACCCGGTTCTCGAGCTGGATCGCGCGCCCGCGCGTGCCCGTCGCCGCTGCGACGACGGTCGTCGCGATCGCGATGGTGTCGGACCTCATCACGTTCGTCCGCTTCGCGCAGGCCGCGCACACCACAAACTACGACGCGTCCGTCTCGCTCGGCCGGCTCCTGCCGGCGGGCACGCTCGTGCAGGGCAAGCTCGCGAACGGCATGGCGCTCGAGAACCGGATCAAACCGATCTTCATCGGCAACGGCTTCGGCAACTACGAGGATCGGCTGCAGCGCGACGACATCAGGTTCGTGCTGACGTACGACCTGCCCAGCGTCGGCTACGAGAGCTCCGATGGCTCGGGGCTCATCGATAGGCTCCTCGCGCACTACCCGGACCGCGCGGTCGTCGCCACCTTCGACGTGGACGAGACGCCGGCACCGGATCGGGCCGTGCTGGTCGACAAGTTCGGCCGGCGCGGCCGATGA
- a CDS encoding radical SAM protein — MLGARTLFVNPPLVGGIAFTRQGRCQEREEVLGTTKPPYTLALGAALLRAQGCDVRVVDLTATQQTVDDLVRRLDAERFEPTLVLFPSTTPTLEADVAEMAKIKARYGAPLFCFGPHASCTPAESMARAAAVDGMFVGEPEDGIIALARLDSLDALDTIPSLTFRRGRDVVSHRAQGTFAGFLTAPYPAWDLLDVDSYRLPIVDQPYVLVETSRGCPYSCDFCVAPIHQGHKFREKSAKALVDELEHGYRTFGLKFFYLWGDTVTLNVKTFSAFCDELIARKLPVQWFGNARADNLTDPAFVARLRQAGCWMLALGIETESDETRKDMMKRLEGQKIRAAIQNMRQAGIRSFGFFILGYPGETPASLQRTVDYAIELEPDFANFYPAVPYPGTELYTKAKRDGLLVSEDWSRMEYSYYLMSGNGLNERVVMDAINRARRRFYLRPAYLWRHLGDVVRLAVTKWDIAWHVASRVLFGANVASPPPVAQVRQRAA; from the coding sequence ATGCTCGGTGCCCGAACCCTCTTCGTGAACCCGCCGCTCGTCGGCGGCATCGCGTTCACGCGCCAGGGCCGCTGCCAGGAACGGGAAGAAGTGCTCGGCACGACGAAGCCGCCCTACACGCTGGCGCTCGGCGCGGCGCTGCTCCGGGCGCAAGGCTGCGACGTCCGGGTCGTCGATCTCACCGCGACGCAGCAGACCGTCGACGATCTGGTGCGCCGGCTCGACGCGGAGCGGTTCGAGCCCACGCTCGTGCTCTTTCCCAGCACCACGCCGACGCTCGAGGCGGACGTGGCCGAGATGGCCAAGATCAAGGCGCGGTACGGCGCACCGCTGTTCTGCTTCGGCCCGCACGCGTCCTGTACGCCCGCCGAGTCCATGGCGCGGGCGGCCGCCGTCGACGGCATGTTCGTGGGCGAGCCGGAGGATGGCATCATCGCGCTCGCGAGGCTCGACAGCCTCGACGCGCTCGACACGATCCCCAGCCTCACGTTCCGCCGCGGCCGCGACGTCGTCTCGCACCGCGCCCAGGGCACGTTCGCCGGTTTTCTCACCGCGCCGTACCCGGCGTGGGATCTGCTCGACGTCGACTCGTACCGGCTGCCGATCGTGGATCAGCCCTACGTGCTGGTCGAGACGTCGCGCGGCTGCCCCTACTCGTGCGACTTCTGCGTGGCGCCCATCCATCAAGGCCACAAGTTCCGCGAGAAGAGCGCGAAGGCGCTCGTCGACGAGCTGGAGCACGGCTACCGGACGTTCGGGCTGAAGTTCTTCTATCTCTGGGGCGATACCGTGACGCTGAACGTGAAGACGTTCAGCGCGTTCTGCGACGAGCTGATCGCCAGGAAGCTCCCCGTTCAGTGGTTCGGCAACGCGCGGGCCGACAACCTGACCGATCCGGCGTTCGTCGCCCGGCTGCGCCAGGCCGGCTGCTGGATGCTCGCGCTCGGCATCGAGACCGAGTCCGACGAGACGCGCAAGGACATGATGAAGCGGCTCGAGGGCCAGAAGATCCGGGCCGCCATCCAGAACATGCGGCAGGCGGGGATCCGATCGTTCGGGTTCTTCATCCTGGGCTATCCGGGCGAAACGCCGGCATCGCTCCAGCGGACGGTCGACTACGCCATCGAGCTCGAGCCCGACTTCGCGAACTTCTACCCCGCGGTGCCCTATCCCGGCACGGAGCTCTACACCAAGGCCAAGCGCGATGGTCTCCTCGTGAGCGAGGACTGGTCGCGGATGGAGTACTCGTACTACCTGATGTCGGGAAACGGCCTGAACGAGCGCGTGGTCATGGATGCGATCAACCGCGCCAGGCGGCGGTTCTACCTCCGTCCCGCGTACCTGTGGCGTCATCTGGGGGACGTCGTGCGGCTGGCCGTGACCAAGTGGGACATCGCCTGGCACGTCGCGTCGCGCGTGCTGTTCGGCGCGAACGTCGCCAGCCCGCCGCCCGTCGCACAGGTCCGCCAACGCGCCGCCTAG
- a CDS encoding polyprenol monophosphomannose synthase: MSASETSLPDLSLVVPTYNEHDRLEELTTALFDVTSRAGIALELVVVDDNSPDGTGELADRLAATRRMRVVHRAGKLGLGSAVVAGFQAASAATLGVMDADFSHPPALVPRMLAAFRQSQADVLVASRYIPGGSTPNWPFKRRVLSRFGCLLARPLSPIRDAASGFFLIRADIAKQITIKAGGFKICLELIVRGKVRRLVEIPYRFDDRELGESKMSMREASGYLVQLRDLYRLSWSAPRPAREYRRFTPAEVDAMTREAQR; encoded by the coding sequence GTGTCCGCGTCCGAGACGTCCCTGCCCGATCTGAGCCTGGTGGTGCCGACCTACAACGAGCACGATCGGCTCGAGGAGCTGACGACGGCGCTCTTCGACGTCACGTCGCGCGCCGGCATCGCGCTGGAGCTCGTCGTCGTCGACGACAACTCGCCGGACGGCACGGGCGAGCTGGCGGATCGGCTCGCCGCGACGCGGCGCATGCGCGTCGTGCACCGCGCCGGCAAGCTCGGCCTGGGCTCTGCGGTCGTCGCCGGCTTCCAGGCCGCGTCGGCGGCGACGCTCGGCGTCATGGACGCGGACTTCAGCCATCCGCCGGCGCTCGTGCCGCGCATGCTGGCCGCTTTTCGCCAGTCGCAGGCGGACGTGCTCGTGGCCAGCCGCTACATTCCCGGCGGCAGCACGCCGAACTGGCCGTTCAAGCGCCGCGTGCTGTCGCGTTTCGGCTGCCTGCTCGCTAGGCCGCTGTCGCCCATCCGCGACGCGGCGTCCGGCTTCTTCCTCATTCGGGCCGACATCGCCAAGCAGATCACGATCAAGGCGGGAGGCTTCAAGATCTGCCTCGAGCTGATCGTGCGCGGCAAAGTGCGGCGGCTCGTCGAGATTCCGTACCGATTCGACGATCGCGAGCTCGGGGAGAGCAAGATGAGCATGCGCGAAGCGTCCGGCTACCTCGTGCAGCTTCGCGATCTCTACCGGCTGAGCTGGTCGGCGCCGCGCCCCGCACGCGAGTACCGCAGGTTCACGCCCGCCGAAGTGGACGCGATGACGCGCGAGGCGCAGCGCTGA
- a CDS encoding GNAT family N-acetyltransferase encodes MPEIGRYRQEDRRQVESLYRRVFGPDAAEANRLRWDWQYRYNPHVPPEGPLIWLAREGTTVVGQYATMPVRLWLGNREIDASWGMDVMVAPERQRQGLGDTLFRTWDRHTGASLGLGLSEASSNLFRKMSWPDVGPVPCLVKPLSRRALRQPGWPTGLNRLVSYVTYPWVRLVARSRPLEGEVQLIRHFDDAFTEFWERVRQHFTFAVRRDAAYLNWKYIQAPHVRYSIAALVRDGRPAGYVVYRHVREPRGRVTLLVDFLTAPDDVTGFLTLLRWVDREARNADSDKIRTFALDERFRKLLRRSGYYPVKSTMEFVAKVNADDVPPDFYRHTDSWHVTLGDSDQDR; translated from the coding sequence ATGCCAGAGATCGGCCGTTATCGCCAGGAAGACCGCCGTCAGGTGGAATCGCTGTACCGGCGTGTCTTCGGCCCCGACGCCGCGGAGGCGAACCGCCTCCGCTGGGACTGGCAGTACCGGTACAACCCGCACGTCCCGCCGGAAGGCCCCCTCATCTGGCTCGCCCGCGAGGGCACGACCGTCGTCGGGCAGTACGCGACGATGCCGGTGCGGCTGTGGCTCGGCAACCGCGAGATCGACGCGTCCTGGGGCATGGACGTGATGGTCGCGCCCGAACGGCAGCGGCAGGGCCTCGGCGACACGCTGTTTCGCACGTGGGATCGCCACACGGGCGCATCGCTGGGTCTCGGGCTCTCCGAGGCCTCGTCGAACCTCTTCCGCAAGATGTCGTGGCCGGACGTCGGGCCCGTGCCCTGCCTGGTCAAACCGCTGAGCCGCCGCGCGCTGCGGCAGCCCGGCTGGCCGACGGGGCTCAACCGGCTCGTGTCGTACGTGACGTACCCCTGGGTCAGGCTCGTGGCGCGGTCGCGGCCGCTCGAAGGCGAGGTCCAGCTCATCCGCCACTTCGACGACGCCTTCACGGAGTTCTGGGAGCGCGTGCGGCAGCACTTCACGTTCGCCGTGCGGCGCGATGCGGCCTATCTCAACTGGAAGTACATCCAGGCCCCGCACGTGCGGTATTCGATCGCCGCGCTCGTGCGCGACGGCCGGCCCGCCGGCTACGTGGTGTACCGGCACGTGCGCGAGCCGCGCGGCCGCGTCACGCTGCTCGTCGATTTCCTCACGGCGCCCGACGACGTCACCGGGTTCCTGACGCTGCTGCGGTGGGTCGACCGCGAAGCGCGCAACGCCGACTCCGACAAGATCCGCACGTTCGCGCTCGACGAGCGGTTCCGCAAGCTGCTCCGCCGATCCGGCTACTACCCGGTCAAGTCCACGATGGAGTTCGTCGCGAAGGTGAACGCCGACGACGTGCCGCCAGATTTCTACCGGCACACGGACAGTTGGCACGTCACGCTCGGCGACTCCGATCAGGACCGCTGA
- a CDS encoding radical SAM protein, translating to MARSPRLREAVARRLRGVPFFTSALARYRRGSYARRINAFLERRDGHAGRLPMGVVYEATMRCNLHCEFCYVGTLLNIEGEWRQELPLDALERAFPDRDGLQVSLTGGEIFMRKDILQVMDVFRQKGYVCGYLTTNGTIITPERARALADLAHAGFLKHISVSIDGPNELHDRARGVNGTFARTAEGLRRLQTAARETGAPLRVSVNTTVAHETLDALHEMVGVAEELGVDAIGLNHLMYSTPEEVDETVRLLGIGDPSVISTFVTRDTGLDPERVRTQVARLASECHRRGIRFDMRPKVRGDLVTPYYTPGEALEGRCLYPFLYARVSFSGKAYFCPFIRVEVGDLTTQSLEEVWTGPRYVSMRRTLVENGIFPVCRRCCKVELAPRPAATAPVDEPLAAVDAS from the coding sequence ATGGCCAGGTCCCCACGGCTCCGGGAAGCGGTCGCGCGCCGCCTGCGCGGCGTCCCGTTCTTCACGAGCGCGCTGGCGCGCTATCGGCGAGGCAGCTACGCCCGCCGGATCAACGCGTTCCTCGAGCGGCGCGACGGCCACGCCGGCCGTCTCCCCATGGGCGTCGTGTACGAAGCGACGATGCGCTGCAACCTGCACTGCGAGTTCTGCTACGTCGGCACGCTGCTGAACATCGAGGGGGAGTGGCGCCAGGAGCTACCGCTCGACGCGCTCGAGCGCGCGTTCCCCGATCGGGACGGGCTGCAGGTCAGCCTCACCGGCGGCGAGATCTTCATGCGGAAGGACATCCTGCAGGTGATGGACGTCTTCCGGCAGAAGGGCTACGTCTGCGGGTATCTCACGACGAACGGCACGATCATCACGCCGGAGCGCGCGCGGGCACTGGCCGATCTGGCGCACGCCGGCTTCCTCAAACACATCAGCGTGTCGATCGACGGGCCGAACGAGCTGCACGACCGGGCGCGGGGCGTCAACGGGACGTTCGCGCGGACGGCCGAGGGGCTGCGGCGGCTGCAGACGGCGGCGCGAGAGACCGGCGCGCCGCTTCGCGTCAGCGTGAACACGACCGTCGCGCACGAGACGCTCGACGCGCTCCACGAGATGGTCGGCGTCGCCGAGGAGCTCGGCGTGGACGCGATCGGCTTGAATCACCTGATGTACAGCACGCCGGAGGAGGTCGACGAGACCGTGCGCCTGCTCGGGATCGGCGATCCGTCGGTGATCTCGACGTTCGTCACGCGCGACACGGGCCTGGATCCCGAACGGGTCCGCACGCAGGTGGCCCGGCTCGCGTCGGAGTGCCACCGGCGCGGCATCCGGTTCGACATGCGCCCCAAGGTGCGCGGCGACCTGGTGACGCCGTACTACACCCCCGGCGAGGCGCTCGAGGGACGATGCCTGTACCCGTTCCTGTACGCGCGGGTCTCGTTCAGCGGCAAGGCGTACTTCTGCCCGTTCATCCGGGTCGAAGTCGGCGATCTCACCACGCAATCGCTCGAGGAGGTGTGGACCGGTCCCCGCTACGTTTCCATGCGCCGGACGCTCGTCGAAAATGGTATCTTTCCGGTCTGCCGCCGCTGCTGCAAGGTCGAGCTCGCGCCGCGGCCGGCCGCGACCGCGCCGGTCGACGAGCCGCTCGCGGCGGTGGACGCCTCCTGA
- a CDS encoding GatB/YqeY domain-containing protein yields the protein MLVDQITKDIADAMRQKDQAALGPLRMLKAALMNREVEKGRPLTDAESVQVVNSLVKQRRDSVEQFRAGGREELAAKEAAEITFLQRYLPPEADEATIARAIDTAIAETGATGPKDMGKVMKAVAASLAGATVDGRALSEAVKKKLAG from the coding sequence ATGCTGGTCGATCAGATCACCAAGGACATCGCCGACGCGATGCGACAGAAGGACCAGGCCGCGCTGGGCCCGCTGCGGATGCTCAAAGCGGCGTTGATGAACCGCGAGGTCGAGAAGGGCCGGCCGCTCACCGACGCCGAGTCGGTGCAGGTCGTCAACTCGCTCGTCAAGCAGCGGCGTGACTCGGTCGAGCAGTTCCGTGCAGGCGGCCGTGAGGAGCTGGCGGCCAAGGAAGCGGCCGAAATCACGTTCCTCCAGCGCTATCTGCCGCCGGAGGCCGACGAGGCCACCATCGCCCGCGCCATCGACACCGCGATTGCCGAGACCGGCGCCACCGGGCCGAAGGACATGGGCAAGGTCATGAAAGCCGTCGCCGCCAGCCTGGCCGGCGCGACCGTCGACGGCCGCGCGTTGAGCGAGGCCGTGAAAAAGAAGCTAGCCGGCTGA
- a CDS encoding glycosyltransferase produces the protein MRICHVSPHLPPDQAANAILPAHLGRWAAARGDDVRFLSLEPAQGSLAPAELPGRVCRLPLRRSRSAAVRALRLDTLTRTRTIARALDAHARDADLLHLHSNGLIVEVAAAWAHRRGLPVVLTLYGTEIWHYRPRWPIDPFTRAYRRAQEVTFYSQGLLDRARTLGLDRQGLSVIYPPVDDAFVPLDAAQRASLRQELGIAEPRLVLNVKRLHELAGQRFLIDAFAKVARGRTDIRLVICGTGPLRESLEHRAERAGVARQVTFAGLVPNHDVARYAAAADLFVLPSLLEALPTVAVEALAAGTPVLSADHPGGVELHGLFGDDVAVVAREDTDALAAALADRLTSPRRVRPSTLDLLQARFGRAAVDAAYLAVYRRVLAQRPASLRQ, from the coding sequence ATGCGGATCTGCCATGTCTCGCCGCACCTGCCGCCCGACCAGGCGGCCAACGCGATCCTGCCGGCGCACCTCGGCCGCTGGGCCGCGGCGCGAGGAGACGACGTCCGATTCCTGTCGCTGGAGCCGGCGCAAGGCAGCCTCGCCCCCGCCGAGTTGCCGGGCCGCGTCTGTCGGCTGCCGCTGCGCCGGTCGCGCTCGGCCGCCGTCCGCGCCCTGCGGCTCGACACGCTCACGCGAACGCGGACGATCGCGCGGGCGCTCGACGCGCACGCGCGCGACGCCGACCTCCTCCACCTCCACAGCAACGGCCTCATCGTCGAGGTCGCGGCCGCGTGGGCACACCGGCGCGGCCTGCCGGTGGTGCTGACGCTGTACGGCACGGAGATCTGGCACTACCGCCCGCGCTGGCCGATCGATCCCTTCACGCGCGCGTACCGGCGGGCGCAGGAAGTCACGTTCTACAGCCAGGGGCTGCTGGATCGCGCGCGAACGCTCGGCCTGGACCGGCAGGGGCTGTCGGTGATCTACCCGCCCGTCGACGACGCGTTCGTGCCGCTGGACGCGGCGCAGCGCGCCAGCTTGCGCCAGGAGCTGGGGATCGCCGAACCGCGGCTCGTGCTCAACGTCAAACGCCTGCACGAGCTGGCGGGCCAGCGGTTCCTGATCGACGCCTTCGCCAAGGTCGCGCGCGGCCGCACGGACATCCGCCTCGTCATCTGCGGCACGGGCCCGCTCCGCGAGAGCCTGGAGCATCGGGCCGAGCGCGCCGGCGTCGCCCGCCAGGTCACGTTCGCGGGCCTGGTTCCGAACCACGACGTGGCCCGGTACGCCGCGGCGGCCGACCTGTTCGTGCTGCCGTCGCTGCTCGAGGCGCTCCCCACCGTCGCCGTCGAAGCGCTCGCCGCCGGCACGCCCGTGCTCTCGGCCGATCACCCGGGCGGCGTCGAACTGCACGGCCTCTTCGGCGACGACGTCGCGGTCGTTGCGCGAGAGGATACGGACGCGCTCGCGGCCGCGCTGGCCGACAGGTTGACCTCGCCCCGGCGCGTCCGGCCCTCCACGCTCGACCTGCTCCAGGCCAGGTTCGGCCGGGCCGCGGTCGACGCCGCCTATCTGGCCGTGTACCGGCGCGTTCTGGCCCAGCGTCCGGCATCTCTGCGACAATAG
- a CDS encoding glycosyltransferase family 39 protein, which produces MLVLSALVRCLGLAYGLPAVHNPDEVAIMNRAVGLAQTQFNPRNFLYPSLYFYALFACEALWFVAGRLLGMFGSLAAFERAFFVDPTSIYLVGRGLTAACGVLTVWATAHLGARLWDARAGLSAAVLLGLAPLAVTDAHYVKHDVPVTLLIVLAHLALLRAWSDPARSRRWILVGLLTGLAMSTHYYAVFVTLPVAIGALSAQADRASVAARVRRLLLVGGAAALVFFAGSPFLLLEPMRALDDISANRAIVIDRLTTSTGAFGAAEYYLGWLARDAAGRLACVLAAGGLIVTLRSGARTAIVALAFSLAFIAFIANTVPASRYLNPVLPFMLLLAGAAVSWTLRHRRRIWRVAGVALLAGAGLEAGWSSVRVGLFFRQADTRTLAQQWIERTLPEGTSILVQPYSVQLRQSRGSLEEALRAHLGDPARASVKFTRLLRLDPYPSPAYRTLFLGAGGLDVDKIYVEPAAFDQAGSLEPLRRLAVTCVVMKRYNVEDVSMVAISAALRREGRLAAVFSPYRHDASPDRRQAVPPFLHNSSTRIAAELERPGPIVEIWTID; this is translated from the coding sequence GTGCTCGTCCTGTCCGCGCTCGTCCGCTGCCTCGGGCTCGCCTACGGCCTGCCCGCGGTGCACAACCCGGACGAAGTCGCGATCATGAACCGGGCGGTCGGCCTGGCGCAGACGCAGTTCAACCCGCGCAACTTCCTGTATCCGAGCCTGTACTTCTACGCGCTGTTCGCCTGCGAAGCTCTCTGGTTCGTCGCGGGTCGGCTGCTCGGGATGTTCGGCTCGCTCGCGGCGTTCGAGCGCGCGTTCTTCGTGGACCCGACGTCGATCTACCTCGTCGGCCGCGGCCTCACGGCCGCCTGCGGCGTCCTGACCGTCTGGGCGACGGCGCACCTCGGCGCCCGCTTGTGGGACGCGCGCGCGGGCCTGTCGGCGGCCGTGCTGCTCGGCCTCGCACCGCTGGCCGTGACCGACGCGCACTACGTCAAGCACGACGTGCCGGTGACGCTGCTCATCGTGCTCGCCCATCTCGCGCTGCTGCGCGCCTGGTCGGACCCGGCGCGCTCCCGCCGTTGGATCCTCGTCGGGCTCCTGACCGGCCTCGCGATGTCCACGCACTACTACGCGGTCTTCGTCACGCTGCCGGTGGCCATCGGCGCCCTTTCGGCGCAGGCCGATCGCGCGTCTGTCGCCGCGAGGGTCCGGCGGCTGCTCCTCGTCGGCGGCGCGGCCGCCCTGGTCTTCTTCGCCGGCTCCCCCTTCCTCCTACTGGAGCCGATGAGGGCGCTCGACGACATCTCCGCCAACCGGGCCATCGTCATCGATCGGCTGACCACCTCGACCGGCGCGTTCGGCGCCGCGGAGTACTACCTTGGGTGGCTCGCGCGCGACGCGGCGGGGCGACTGGCGTGCGTGCTGGCCGCCGGCGGGCTGATCGTGACGCTGCGATCCGGCGCCAGAACGGCGATCGTGGCGCTCGCGTTTTCGCTCGCGTTCATCGCCTTCATCGCCAACACCGTTCCGGCGAGCCGCTACCTCAACCCGGTCCTCCCCTTCATGCTGCTGCTCGCGGGCGCCGCCGTGTCGTGGACGCTGCGCCATCGCCGCCGGATCTGGCGCGTGGCGGGCGTCGCGCTGCTCGCCGGCGCCGGCCTGGAGGCCGGCTGGAGCAGCGTCCGTGTCGGGCTGTTCTTCCGCCAGGCGGATACCCGCACGCTGGCGCAACAGTGGATCGAGCGGACGCTTCCGGAAGGGACGTCGATCCTGGTGCAGCCCTACAGCGTGCAGCTCCGCCAGTCGCGCGGCTCGCTCGAGGAGGCGCTTCGCGCGCACCTCGGCGACCCGGCGCGTGCCTCCGTCAAGTTCACCCGGCTACTGCGCCTCGATCCGTATCCGTCGCCCGCCTACCGGACGCTCTTTCTCGGGGCCGGCGGGCTCGACGTCGACAAGATCTACGTCGAGCCGGCGGCCTTCGACCAGGCCGGCAGCCTCGAGCCGCTGCGGCGCCTCGCGGTGACGTGCGTCGTGATGAAGCGGTACAATGTCGAGGACGTGTCGATGGTCGCCATCAGCGCGGCCCTGCGTCGGGAAGGGCGGCTGGCCGCGGTGTTTTCGCCGTACCGGCACGACGCCAGCCCAGACCGCCGCCAGGCCGTCCCGCCGTTTCTCCACAACAGCAGCACGCGGATCGCCGCCGAGCTCGAGCGACCCGGGCCCATCGTCGAGATCTGGACGATCGACTGA
- a CDS encoding class I SAM-dependent methyltransferase, which yields MREIRDDLIKAHADRRFRSEYDYALFEYFRSAKVMAFLERAGVNIAGRVLDAGCGGGGMPLSLAEHAALVVGIDPAPRFVNAGVTLGRERGLANLVFVQADGMHLPFPDHSFDLVLSHAVIEHVADAARYLGECRRVLAAGGRCFLSTAPYLSFAGAHLPRLRLPIPLHLLIGRAAAFRVFRSIARRAPGLLKEPAHENSFIRDARQGIAKEDDLLERVRVRRLRAQIAAAGLRVVREELHVTSTVRKLPPVVGQWLKNSRITQDALISNIEYVLAAA from the coding sequence ATGCGGGAAATTCGCGATGATTTGATCAAGGCGCACGCCGACCGGCGGTTCCGTTCCGAATACGACTACGCGCTCTTCGAGTACTTCCGGAGCGCCAAGGTGATGGCCTTCCTCGAACGCGCAGGCGTGAACATCGCGGGCCGCGTGCTCGACGCCGGCTGCGGCGGCGGCGGCATGCCGCTGTCGCTCGCCGAGCACGCGGCGCTCGTCGTCGGCATCGATCCGGCGCCGCGGTTCGTGAACGCGGGCGTGACGCTCGGACGCGAGCGCGGGCTCGCGAACCTGGTGTTCGTCCAGGCGGACGGCATGCACCTGCCGTTTCCCGATCACTCGTTCGATCTCGTGCTGTCGCACGCCGTCATCGAGCACGTGGCCGATGCCGCCCGTTATCTCGGCGAGTGCCGGCGCGTGCTCGCCGCCGGCGGCCGCTGTTTCCTGTCGACCGCGCCGTACCTGTCCTTCGCCGGCGCGCACCTGCCCAGGCTGCGCCTGCCGATTCCGCTGCACCTGCTGATCGGACGCGCCGCGGCGTTCCGGGTGTTCCGCTCGATCGCGCGCCGCGCGCCCGGGCTGCTCAAGGAGCCCGCCCACGAGAACTCGTTCATCCGCGACGCCAGGCAGGGCATCGCCAAGGAGGACGACCTGCTCGAGCGGGTCCGGGTGCGCCGGTTGCGCGCGCAGATTGCCGCCGCGGGCCTGAGGGTCGTCCGCGAGGAACTGCACGTGACGTCGACGGTGCGCAAGCTGCCGCCCGTCGTGGGCCAGTGGCTGAAGAACAGCCGCATCACCCAGGACGCGCTGATCAGTAATATCGAGTACGTGCTGGCCGCCGCCTGA